The Candidatus Nanosynbacter lyticus genome window below encodes:
- a CDS encoding type I restriction endonuclease subunit R, which produces MTESQIEQYALDILADLGWQILHGPDIGPDGAVAERELRQVVLLERLRSALARLNPHIPEPALNEAMRRLTQISKPSLIENNHDFHQLLVAGVPVQYRMPSGEVKHDIVRVVDFTSPKNNDFAAVNQLTVLQGDYNRRPDIVLFVNGLPLVVIELKNAADTKADLIAAYQQIQTYKREISDLFRFNELCVTSDGLEAEMGTITSPLERMMPWKTIDGEKEVGNVPMLEVLLRGACTPERLLDIVQNFIVFERGDGDKLIKKVAAYHQYWVVNKALDRTLAASSERGDQRAGVVWHTQGSGKSLSMVFYTGKLMKSRDLHNPTIVVVTDRNDLDGQLFGTFSACRELLGEDPKQADSRSELRKLLQREAGGIIFTTIQKFSPEDEEDSLPVLTDRRNVIVMADEAHRSQYGLKAHVRASDAQLVYGYAKYMRDALPGASYIGFTGTPIETDDKSTPAVFGDYIDIYDVEQAVKDGATVPIYYESRLVDLNMDEATRQWLDKEVDDLLEGEELSRQDALKAEYAQKEAIVGNSERLNTIALDIIEHFEARQSVLSGKGMIVTMSRGIAADLYEKIVAYRPDWHSNDDARGVIKVIITGSASDPDYLQPHIRNKQRVKAIEKRIKDPNDPLELVIVCDMWLTGFDVPNMHTMYLDKPLKGHNLMQAIARVNRVFPGKTGGLVVDYLGVAGALRDAISDYTQSGGQGAPQLDITEAVAQMQMRYEVVRDLFGSFDYQRYFTAPTDQQLQIILDAEEYILGLEDGAKRLKQHVLELSKAFALVMPRPEALKIREEVALFQAVKARLEKVSSSVVVTDAEYRSALKQIVDKAIAPVGVVDVFEAAGLEKPELSILSDEFLAEIRNMERKNLAVEALQKLLADEIKLRFSRNYAKDTKFSDLLNQAVTRYRNGTIEAAQVIEELINIGQKIRQTVENGTVDGLSEDEIIFYDALVENGSAREVLGDAQLRDIAKVLLEQVRRDATIDWAERRNVQAKLKVNVKKTLAKYGYPPDQQALATDMVLEQAKRYGNEWSQKRAAYDAGGGASLLD; this is translated from the coding sequence ATGACTGAATCCCAAATCGAACAATACGCGCTTGATATCCTGGCTGATCTCGGCTGGCAGATTCTGCATGGACCGGACATTGGTCCTGATGGTGCTGTGGCTGAGCGTGAGCTGCGGCAGGTGGTGTTGCTGGAGCGGCTGCGAAGTGCTTTGGCGCGGCTCAATCCGCACATTCCAGAACCGGCCTTGAATGAAGCGATGCGGCGTTTGACGCAGATTAGTAAACCAAGCTTGATCGAGAATAATCACGATTTTCATCAATTGCTGGTAGCAGGCGTGCCGGTGCAATATCGCATGCCAAGTGGCGAAGTGAAACATGATATCGTGCGGGTGGTTGATTTTACCTCGCCAAAAAACAATGATTTTGCGGCGGTCAATCAGCTGACGGTTCTGCAGGGCGACTATAATCGCCGGCCGGATATTGTGCTGTTTGTGAATGGCTTGCCACTGGTGGTGATTGAACTAAAAAATGCGGCCGATACGAAGGCGGATTTGATAGCGGCGTATCAGCAAATCCAGACGTACAAGCGTGAGATTAGTGACCTATTTCGGTTTAATGAGCTGTGTGTCACCAGTGATGGACTAGAGGCAGAAATGGGCACGATCACCAGCCCGCTGGAACGAATGATGCCGTGGAAGACGATTGATGGCGAGAAAGAAGTTGGCAATGTGCCGATGTTGGAGGTGTTGCTGCGCGGTGCGTGTACGCCTGAGCGCTTGCTGGATATAGTGCAGAATTTTATCGTATTTGAGCGAGGTGATGGCGATAAATTAATCAAAAAAGTTGCCGCTTATCATCAATATTGGGTGGTGAATAAGGCACTTGATCGGACGCTGGCAGCTAGTAGTGAACGCGGTGACCAACGGGCTGGCGTGGTTTGGCATACGCAAGGGTCGGGCAAGAGCTTGAGTATGGTGTTTTATACTGGCAAGCTGATGAAGTCGCGCGATTTGCATAACCCAACCATCGTGGTGGTGACGGATCGTAATGATCTTGATGGTCAATTATTCGGTACGTTTAGCGCCTGTCGCGAGCTATTAGGAGAAGATCCGAAACAAGCTGATTCACGCAGTGAACTTAGGAAACTGTTGCAGCGCGAAGCGGGCGGAATTATCTTTACGACAATCCAAAAATTCTCGCCTGAGGATGAGGAGGACAGTCTGCCAGTCCTGACTGATCGACGCAATGTCATCGTGATGGCAGATGAGGCGCATCGTAGCCAATACGGTTTGAAGGCGCATGTTCGAGCCAGTGACGCCCAGCTGGTGTATGGTTATGCCAAGTATATGCGCGACGCTTTGCCGGGTGCGAGTTATATTGGCTTTACGGGTACGCCGATTGAAACGGATGATAAGTCAACGCCGGCGGTGTTTGGCGACTATATCGATATTTATGATGTCGAGCAGGCGGTGAAAGATGGTGCAACGGTGCCGATTTATTACGAGAGTCGGCTGGTTGATTTGAATATGGACGAGGCAACGCGACAGTGGCTGGATAAGGAAGTTGATGATTTGCTGGAGGGCGAAGAATTGAGCCGTCAGGATGCACTGAAGGCCGAGTATGCACAAAAAGAAGCTATCGTCGGTAATAGCGAGCGGCTGAATACTATCGCCTTGGATATCATTGAGCACTTTGAGGCTCGGCAAAGTGTGCTGAGCGGTAAAGGTATGATCGTGACGATGAGTCGCGGTATTGCGGCTGATTTGTATGAAAAAATTGTGGCGTATCGGCCGGATTGGCACAGTAATGATGACGCACGTGGTGTGATAAAGGTGATTATTACCGGTAGTGCCAGCGACCCTGACTATTTGCAGCCGCATATTCGTAATAAACAACGGGTAAAGGCGATCGAAAAGCGTATCAAAGATCCAAATGATCCGCTTGAATTGGTGATTGTGTGCGACATGTGGCTGACGGGATTTGATGTGCCGAATATGCACACCATGTACCTGGATAAACCGTTGAAGGGCCATAATTTGATGCAGGCAATTGCACGAGTCAACCGAGTGTTTCCGGGTAAAACTGGTGGTTTGGTGGTTGACTATCTGGGTGTGGCAGGGGCGCTGCGCGATGCTATCTCTGACTATACGCAAAGCGGTGGGCAGGGCGCACCACAGCTTGATATTACTGAGGCGGTGGCGCAGATGCAGATGCGCTATGAAGTGGTGCGCGATTTATTTGGTAGCTTTGATTATCAGCGATATTTTACCGCACCGACCGACCAACAGCTGCAAATTATTTTGGATGCAGAGGAATATATTTTAGGGTTGGAAGACGGTGCGAAGCGGTTGAAGCAGCACGTTTTGGAACTGAGTAAAGCCTTTGCACTGGTTATGCCGAGACCTGAGGCATTGAAAATTCGCGAGGAAGTGGCGCTGTTTCAGGCGGTGAAAGCTCGGCTGGAGAAAGTGTCCAGCTCGGTGGTGGTGACTGATGCCGAGTATCGCAGTGCGCTGAAACAAATTGTTGATAAAGCAATTGCGCCAGTTGGTGTGGTTGATGTGTTTGAGGCGGCGGGATTAGAAAAGCCGGAACTGTCAATTTTGAGCGATGAGTTCCTGGCAGAAATTCGTAACATGGAGCGCAAGAATTTGGCAGTGGAAGCTCTGCAAAAGCTGCTCGCTGATGAAATTAAACTACGATTTTCGAGAAATTATGCCAAGGATACGAAGTTCTCTGACTTGCTCAATCAAGCCGTGACGCGCTATAGAAACGGGACGATTGAGGCGGCGCAGGTGATCGAAGAGTTGATCAACATTGGACAGAAAATTCGCCAGACTGTCGAGAACGGAACGGTTGATGGTCTAAGCGAGGATGAGATTATATTTTACGATGCGCTGGTTGAAAATGGTAGTGCTCGTGAGGTGCTGGGTGACGCGCAACTTCGTGATATCGCAAAAGTATTGTTAGAGCAGGTGCGTCGTGATGCCACGATTGACTGGGCCGAGCGCAGGAATGTTCAGGCAAAACTGAAAGTTAACGTTAAGAAAACTTTGGCAAAATATGGCTATCCGCCAGATCAACAGGCATTGGCAACTGACATGGTATTAGAACAGGCCAAGCGCTATGGCAATGAGTGGAGTCAAAAACGCGCGGCGTATGACGCTGGCGGCGGAGCGAGCTTGCTCGATTAA
- a CDS encoding restriction endonuclease subunit S, giving the protein MTKMILLGEVAEIIKGISYRSADYSNSENGIAFVNLKSVARGGGYNADGIKYYAGQIKPSQYVEPGDILIANTDLTQNREIIGSPIIMPNIGRSACFSLDLSKIIATDTEVVDPRYLFYYLKSPIAREYMLAHSNGSTVMHLSVKAVPNMELNLPPLYQQKKIADILSSLDEKIELNRRMNETLEQLGQTLFRHYFVDNPEARSWDKKPLDEIANFLNGLAMQKYPKINGQPTLPVIKIREMSSGITDSTDIASANIPEEYIIRDGDLLFSWSGTLMVRFWSGGDGALNQHLFKVTSDKYPEWLYYYWTKYHLDQFILIAKSKATTMGHIQRKHLKQAEVIVPPNIEEMTSEFTSVIDQIKTNLFETNSLVNIRDALLLKLISGEIEV; this is encoded by the coding sequence ATGACAAAAATGATCCTACTTGGTGAGGTTGCAGAGATTATCAAAGGTATTTCATATAGAAGTGCCGATTATTCTAATTCAGAAAATGGAATTGCTTTTGTTAACCTAAAGTCTGTTGCTAGGGGCGGGGGATATAATGCTGATGGCATAAAATATTACGCAGGACAAATAAAGCCATCGCAATATGTTGAGCCTGGCGACATCCTGATAGCAAACACAGATCTTACCCAGAATCGTGAAATCATTGGTAGTCCTATAATTATGCCGAATATAGGCAGAAGTGCTTGTTTTTCGTTGGATCTGTCAAAAATAATAGCGACAGATACAGAAGTCGTCGATCCTAGGTACCTTTTTTATTATCTAAAGTCTCCAATTGCTCGAGAGTATATGCTAGCACATAGTAATGGAAGTACGGTAATGCACTTATCGGTCAAAGCGGTGCCTAATATGGAACTTAATCTGCCGCCACTCTACCAACAAAAGAAAATTGCCGATATCCTCAGCAGCCTTGATGAAAAAATCGAGCTCAACCGCCGCATGAACGAAACCCTCGAGCAGCTCGGCCAAACCCTATTTCGCCATTATTTTGTTGATAATCCTGAGGCGAGGAGCTGGGATAAAAAACCACTTGATGAAATAGCTAATTTCTTGAATGGTTTAGCTATGCAAAAATATCCAAAAATCAATGGACAACCAACTCTTCCTGTAATAAAAATTCGAGAGATGTCCAGTGGAATAACGGACTCTACTGATATCGCCAGTGCTAATATTCCGGAAGAGTATATCATACGCGATGGTGATTTGTTGTTCTCGTGGTCTGGTACGTTGATGGTTAGGTTTTGGAGTGGTGGAGATGGTGCGCTTAATCAACACCTGTTTAAAGTCACCTCAGATAAATATCCTGAATGGCTATATTACTATTGGACAAAATATCACCTAGATCAGTTTATATTAATTGCTAAATCAAAAGCTACAACTATGGGTCATATTCAACGAAAGCATCTAAAACAGGCTGAGGTTATAGTGCCGCCAAATATTGAAGAGATGACATCAGAATTTACGTCAGTAATTGACCAAATAAAAACTAATTTATTTGAGACTAATTCTCTCGTGAATATTCGTGACGCACTTTTACTAAAACTAATTTCTGGAGAGATTGAAGTATGA
- a CDS encoding DsbA family protein, producing the protein MNRQKTAGIALIWVILGIMITGIVALFIYGIVNRPPNRHIGDGKPWNEKMSQGSTEAKHVFVDYTDYFCSFCAEVEAATNADFFKNEYLKSGKVRYEHRVVTLLKEVTDNTETGAHAAFCAADQDKYWQYTHDIVPRIKRDYFDKGIGVKNVAVPQKIPPLPLGYFLASAKNIGMDEATFTDCMTKKPHQKEIDDSTQKALSLGVSGLPYMVINDYVASGFAGGENGLKAILKAGGVN; encoded by the coding sequence ATGAATCGACAAAAAACAGCCGGCATAGCACTCATTTGGGTCATCTTGGGGATTATGATCACGGGAATTGTAGCACTATTTATTTATGGTATTGTCAATCGCCCGCCAAATCGCCACATTGGTGACGGCAAGCCGTGGAACGAAAAGATGTCGCAAGGCTCTACTGAGGCCAAGCACGTATTCGTTGACTATACTGATTATTTCTGCTCATTCTGTGCCGAAGTTGAAGCGGCCACCAACGCTGATTTCTTCAAAAATGAGTATCTCAAATCAGGCAAAGTTCGCTACGAACACCGCGTGGTGACGCTGCTCAAAGAAGTTACCGACAACACAGAAACTGGCGCTCACGCTGCTTTTTGCGCCGCTGACCAAGACAAATATTGGCAATATACACACGACATCGTGCCACGCATCAAACGTGATTATTTTGACAAAGGAATTGGTGTGAAAAACGTTGCCGTACCGCAAAAAATTCCACCACTGCCGTTAGGCTACTTCCTGGCTTCTGCTAAAAATATTGGCATGGATGAGGCAACATTTACTGATTGTATGACCAAAAAACCTCACCAAAAAGAGATTGATGACAGCACCCAAAAAGCTCTGTCGCTTGGCGTGAGTGGTCTGCCATACATGGTGATTAATGATTATGTCGCCAGTGGATTTGCTGGTGGTGAAAATGGGCTGAAGGCGATTTTGAAAGCTGGTGGAGTGAACTAA
- a CDS encoding TIGR04141 family sporadically distributed protein: MTAELKTNKLSVYLIKDGIEDIADIFDDPSSIKNISIDDDATLYYSNSRPKPPSWLYDFFGREIADNLDFDLYTAYVSAVLIVNVKIQTAQYRKFAVAFGLGGWQLLKPGCYEERFGLMTTLNLIKADSIRSIDKSSVGLFPKQAREQVIVASEAADFGIDIEQDLVRAVTGKCLNQDYGSIITGKDSLHISARVNISNLNDKLRAYFLASKLSVYKDNFDWIDQVAEVKDPIKVSSLNDILISKLNSEEHGTVWLAIPEIIDWSDVKGFLFIGDVNSFGDDLDLDNLLDSLHSRGKEVDLDTLKKQKIAALNDSNNQEFRRWSAWSCVYAEVRDEHNGIYILNNSKWYCVETNFAKLINQEYLSIVEEEEILPPFAIEDSSENSYNERVARINGLTLMDAKNIPYGGGHSKIEFCDLFDYNSSRLYHVKKYGGSSVLSHLFNQGLVSAQLMLSDENFRKSVNDILPPSEQFVPVGQKPDARKYEVIFSIISESSNKLNIPFFSKVALKNVKRSLELYGIGKVRLIKIQKSKG, from the coding sequence ATGACAGCAGAACTAAAAACGAACAAACTATCAGTATATCTTATAAAGGACGGAATTGAAGATATAGCAGACATCTTTGACGATCCGTCGTCAATTAAAAATATATCTATCGATGACGATGCTACGCTTTACTATAGTAATTCTAGGCCTAAGCCACCCAGTTGGCTTTATGACTTTTTTGGCAGGGAGATTGCTGATAATCTGGATTTTGATCTTTATACGGCATACGTTAGTGCTGTTTTAATTGTAAATGTAAAAATTCAAACAGCACAATATCGTAAGTTTGCGGTAGCATTTGGATTGGGAGGTTGGCAGTTGTTAAAGCCGGGTTGCTATGAAGAGAGGTTTGGTCTAATGACCACATTAAACTTAATAAAAGCTGACTCTATTCGCAGTATTGACAAGAGTAGTGTGGGGTTATTTCCAAAACAGGCCCGAGAGCAGGTTATTGTTGCTAGTGAGGCAGCAGATTTTGGTATAGATATAGAGCAGGATTTAGTACGCGCAGTTACTGGAAAATGCTTAAATCAAGACTACGGGTCAATAATAACGGGTAAAGATTCTCTTCATATATCAGCTAGAGTTAATATATCTAACCTTAACGATAAACTTCGTGCTTATTTTCTTGCTTCAAAGCTCAGTGTCTATAAAGATAATTTCGATTGGATTGATCAAGTAGCCGAAGTAAAAGACCCTATAAAAGTTAGCTCTTTAAATGATATTTTAATTAGTAAGCTAAACTCTGAAGAGCATGGCACTGTATGGCTAGCGATCCCTGAAATTATTGATTGGAGTGATGTCAAAGGGTTTTTATTTATTGGAGATGTGAATTCTTTTGGCGATGATTTAGATCTAGATAATCTACTTGATAGTTTGCATAGTCGTGGCAAAGAAGTTGACCTTGATACTCTAAAAAAGCAGAAAATTGCCGCACTCAACGATAGTAATAACCAGGAGTTTAGGAGATGGTCAGCTTGGTCTTGCGTCTATGCTGAGGTAAGGGATGAGCATAACGGGATTTATATACTTAATAATTCAAAGTGGTATTGTGTTGAAACAAACTTTGCTAAACTTATTAATCAAGAATATTTATCAATAGTGGAGGAAGAGGAAATTTTGCCGCCCTTTGCAATAGAGGATTCTTCTGAAAATTCGTACAACGAAAGAGTAGCACGTATTAATGGGTTGACGCTTATGGATGCAAAAAATATACCGTATGGAGGTGGACATAGTAAGATAGAGTTTTGTGATCTATTTGATTACAATAGTTCTCGTTTATACCATGTAAAAAAGTACGGCGGATCGTCTGTTTTAAGTCATTTATTCAATCAAGGGCTTGTGTCTGCGCAGCTCATGCTTAGTGATGAAAATTTCAGGAAATCAGTAAATGATATACTACCGCCTTCGGAGCAATTTGTCCCCGTAGGGCAGAAGCCAGACGCACGGAAATATGAGGTAATATTTAGTATTATTAGTGAATCATCTAACAAGCTAAACATACCTTTCTTTAGTAAGGTCGCCCTTAAGAACGTTAAGAGAAGTCTCGAGCTTTATGGCATTGGCAAGGTAAGGTTGATAAAAATCCAGAAAAGTAAAGGATAG
- a CDS encoding DUF167 domain-containing protein translates to MKISVHLKPNSRHRKEVVVGDDGSLTIYTKAPAIEGRANAAAVKLLAKHFSVASSKVKLMRGAASKYKVFEIDK, encoded by the coding sequence ATGAAAATCTCCGTCCACCTCAAGCCCAACTCTCGTCACCGCAAAGAAGTCGTGGTTGGTGATGATGGTTCGCTGACTATTTACACTAAGGCTCCAGCCATTGAAGGGCGAGCGAACGCGGCGGCGGTGAAGCTGCTGGCAAAGCATTTTAGCGTGGCGTCGTCAAAGGTAAAATTGATGCGCGGCGCGGCTTCGAAATATAAGGTGTTTGAGATAGATAAATAG
- a CDS encoding helix-turn-helix domain-containing protein, whose protein sequence is MIFAKKLKQLRQQTGWSQEQLADRLNVTRQAVAKWERGAGFPDIDNMQALAKLFNTSVDELLDYTRAGLASAIREPLDLDAYPTDMKGYSASDLAVADKFADADHIESLNRYRRLTWWQKIIDFFVGAGTLDVAFSGEAIGQLKGDRRYYLVEKSGRSWIVEVTKTYVERRELTKPFPRQQLSVDDFIYRRSGFIVKP, encoded by the coding sequence ATGATTTTTGCCAAAAAGCTTAAACAATTACGTCAACAAACTGGTTGGTCACAAGAACAACTAGCCGATCGACTCAACGTTACACGACAAGCGGTTGCTAAGTGGGAACGAGGTGCGGGCTTTCCAGATATAGACAATATGCAAGCACTAGCAAAATTATTTAACACTAGCGTAGACGAGCTGCTTGACTACACGCGAGCAGGACTGGCTTCGGCCATACGCGAACCACTTGATCTTGATGCCTACCCGACAGATATGAAAGGATATTCAGCATCCGACCTGGCAGTTGCAGACAAATTTGCCGACGCCGACCACATTGAATCGCTAAATCGTTACCGACGACTAACGTGGTGGCAAAAAATCATCGACTTTTTCGTAGGAGCTGGAACGCTTGATGTGGCTTTTTCCGGCGAGGCCATTGGACAACTTAAAGGCGATAGACGCTATTATCTGGTTGAAAAATCTGGTCGCTCATGGATCGTCGAAGTTACAAAGACATACGTTGAACGTCGTGAGTTAACCAAACCGTTCCCGCGTCAACAGCTGTCTGTTGATGATTTTATCTATCGACGAAGCGGGTTTATTGTAAAACCATAA
- a CDS encoding polysaccharide deacetylase family protein codes for MSAKKTQTKSQKSSKERPLTQPRREAKTNTASYSISRLSSVLFAILLLLAVVAMAALFYLQSIQPPVQRPTVLEDEKYYFTDSRYAGIRSKFVTRDTKREKVSIEYPITSNSKINKLIARVIDRADGDFRHTATNAPTFDRPMTETISYQVTHNNSTALSIIVNIKQDMHGAHPVSLTHFWTFDKKSGEVIGLDNLTEKSEEAIKAIVTAARHDVAQTIKQRQQPEANLDEMITKKALSNFTITDDGNTLAWPIGQASLLPSAYGEMTIKVPIAAVAKYLQNPTARKLANIPKPPEPKPAPAAPTAANSGGKVIALTFDDGPGPYTAQLLDILDQHGAKATFFLIGSKVSAQADVLRRMHAHGHQLGNHSWSHPELPKLPIDQIAGEIDRTNEAIRQATGVKPSILRPPYGAVNGIVLEQIRARGMSSILWSVDTRDWADRNSDIVCSRAVAGARPGAIILMHDIHQTSVNAVPCILSSLKQQGYSFVTVQGLLGNMAPGAGYP; via the coding sequence ATGTCTGCCAAAAAAACGCAAACGAAATCTCAAAAATCATCAAAAGAACGACCGTTAACTCAGCCTCGTCGTGAGGCAAAAACCAACACGGCATCCTACAGTATATCCAGGCTGAGCAGTGTTTTATTCGCCATCCTACTCTTGCTGGCGGTAGTCGCCATGGCGGCGTTATTTTATCTCCAATCCATACAACCACCCGTCCAGCGCCCAACCGTTCTGGAAGATGAAAAGTACTATTTCACCGATTCACGCTATGCTGGCATCCGCTCCAAGTTCGTAACGCGCGACACCAAACGCGAAAAGGTCTCAATTGAATATCCAATCACCAGCAATTCCAAAATCAACAAACTCATCGCCCGAGTAATCGACCGTGCTGACGGTGATTTCCGCCACACCGCCACTAACGCTCCGACATTCGACCGACCAATGACAGAGACGATTAGTTATCAAGTTACGCATAATAATTCGACCGCTCTGTCGATCATTGTCAATATTAAACAAGATATGCACGGCGCGCATCCGGTGTCGCTGACGCATTTTTGGACGTTTGACAAGAAGTCTGGCGAGGTGATTGGCTTGGATAATTTGACCGAGAAATCGGAGGAAGCCATCAAGGCAATCGTGACAGCTGCCCGGCACGACGTCGCGCAAACCATCAAGCAGCGCCAGCAACCAGAAGCGAATCTTGATGAGATGATCACCAAGAAGGCGTTATCGAACTTTACCATCACTGATGATGGTAACACCTTGGCTTGGCCAATTGGACAGGCGTCGCTCTTACCGTCAGCCTACGGCGAAATGACGATCAAAGTGCCGATCGCCGCCGTTGCCAAATATCTGCAAAATCCGACAGCCCGGAAGCTGGCTAACATCCCCAAGCCGCCCGAGCCAAAGCCAGCGCCTGCCGCACCGACAGCCGCGAATTCTGGAGGTAAAGTGATTGCCCTGACATTCGATGATGGTCCAGGCCCGTACACCGCGCAGCTATTGGATATTTTGGATCAGCATGGCGCTAAAGCGACATTTTTCTTGATCGGCAGCAAAGTTTCCGCGCAAGCCGACGTATTGCGGCGCATGCATGCGCACGGCCATCAACTGGGTAATCATTCGTGGTCGCACCCAGAGCTACCAAAGCTGCCGATTGACCAAATTGCCGGCGAAATTGACCGTACCAACGAGGCCATCAGACAAGCCACTGGCGTCAAGCCGAGCATCTTGCGCCCGCCTTATGGCGCCGTCAATGGCATTGTCCTGGAACAGATTCGTGCACGCGGTATGTCATCAATCTTGTGGTCGGTCGACACCCGTGACTGGGCTGACCGCAACAGCGACATTGTCTGCTCGCGCGCCGTCGCTGGCGCTCGCCCCGGAGCCATCATCTTGATGCACGACATTCACCAAACCTCCGTTAATGCCGTGCCGTGTATCCTCAGCTCACTGAAGCAGCAGGGGTATTCGTTTGTGACCGTGCAGGGACTACTCGGCAATATGGCGCCAGGGGCTGGATATCCGTAG